One genomic segment of Bacteroidota bacterium includes these proteins:
- a CDS encoding DUF2200 domain-containing protein, whose translation MTETAKKNRVYTMSFAGVYPHYIAKAEKKGRTKAEVDEIIRWLTGYTQKKFETMLEKKADMETFFDKAPKLNPNRSLINGTICGIRIENIEDPLMREIRYLDKLIDELAKGRPMEKILRKL comes from the coding sequence ATGACAGAGACAGCGAAAAAAAATCGAGTCTATACCATGAGCTTTGCCGGAGTCTATCCACATTACATTGCCAAGGCTGAAAAGAAAGGCCGCACCAAAGCAGAAGTTGATGAAATAATCAGATGGCTTACCGGTTACACACAAAAGAAGTTCGAAACCATGCTTGAGAAAAAAGCTGATATGGAAACATTTTTTGATAAAGCCCCCAAACTAAATCCTAACCGTTCACTTATTAACGGCACAATTTGCGGCATACGGATTGAAAATATCGAAGACCCGCTTATGCGCGAAATACGTTATCTTGATAAACTCATCGATGAACTTGCTAAGGGAAGACCAATGGAGAAAATTTTAAGAAAGCTCTGA
- a CDS encoding transketolase, with translation MSTNPKLTSIEDLNEMARQIRRDIINMLLISKSGHSGGPLGMADFFTALYFNKMVLDNENPAAEDRDFFFLSIGHIAPVWYATLARRGYFPIEELKTLRKVNGRLQGHPSHMKTHGVPGVEIASGSLGQGLSIAAGTALGLKLSKKSNHVYCVCGDGELQEGQIWEAVMTAAHHKCDNLTVIIDKNDCQIDNRVQNVLNMDSIPDKFKAFNWEVIEVNGNDMQSILDGIDKAKAVKGKPSCIVAQTFMGKGVSFMEDKYQWHGVPPNDEQGKIALTELTKTKFGDFVELEL, from the coding sequence ATGAGTACGAATCCTAAGTTAACTTCAATTGAAGATTTGAATGAAATGGCACGTCAGATAAGACGCGACATTATTAATATGCTTTTGATTTCCAAGTCAGGGCACTCAGGCGGTCCGTTGGGTATGGCCGACTTTTTTACAGCGCTTTATTTTAACAAGATGGTTCTGGATAACGAAAATCCTGCTGCTGAAGACAGGGACTTTTTCTTTTTATCAATCGGGCACATTGCTCCGGTTTGGTACGCAACTTTAGCAAGACGCGGCTATTTCCCCATAGAAGAACTAAAGACATTACGTAAAGTTAACGGAAGATTACAAGGACATCCGTCTCATATGAAAACTCACGGAGTACCCGGCGTTGAAATTGCTTCGGGTTCACTCGGTCAGGGTTTATCAATTGCTGCAGGTACGGCTTTGGGACTGAAGCTTTCAAAGAAATCAAATCACGTCTATTGCGTTTGCGGAGACGGTGAACTTCAGGAAGGTCAGATCTGGGAAGCAGTTATGACGGCAGCACATCATAAATGCGATAACCTTACAGTGATTATTGATAAAAACGATTGCCAAATCGATAACAGAGTACAGAACGTATTGAACATGGATTCTATTCCTGATAAATTCAAAGCTTTCAACTGGGAAGTAATTGAAGTTAACGGAAACGATATGCAGTCTATTCTTGACGGCATTGATAAAGCAAAAGCAGTTAAAGGAAAACCAAGCTGCATAGTTGCGCAGACATTCATGGGTAAAGGCGTATCATTTATGGAAGACAAATATCAATGGCACGGAGTTCCGCCGAATGATGAACAAGGCAAAATTGCTCTTACCGAATTAACAAAGACAAAGTTCGGTGACTTTGTAGAACTTGAACTGTAA
- a CDS encoding glycerol-3-phosphate acyltransferase: protein MNFTLTSFEYWGLCIAYYLIGSIPTAYLVLKFRHQLDIRNEGTGNVGAMNSYDVTGSKSTGILVMLFDLFKGLIPAIILLYVLKLNLYFTIIPLVLLVLGHNFSVFIKFKGGRGLATGAGILLVMNFWLVIYWLLFYFIVRKIKDNVHIATVIGLILIPMALIFTQDLIIPFTYGFTTFGKELTFTLLFALSSSIVIVILLKHITPIFELITNHKK, encoded by the coding sequence ATGAATTTCACTTTAACATCTTTTGAGTATTGGGGCTTGTGTATTGCTTATTATTTAATAGGTTCTATTCCGACTGCTTATTTAGTTCTTAAATTCAGGCATCAGCTTGATATAAGAAATGAGGGAACGGGTAATGTCGGCGCAATGAATTCGTACGATGTAACGGGTTCGAAATCAACGGGAATACTTGTAATGCTTTTCGATTTATTCAAAGGACTAATTCCGGCTATTATTCTTTTATATGTTTTAAAACTGAATCTATATTTTACAATTATACCTTTAGTTCTTTTAGTACTTGGTCACAATTTTTCTGTCTTTATAAAATTTAAAGGCGGCAGGGGACTTGCAACGGGAGCAGGAATTTTACTCGTAATGAATTTCTGGCTCGTGATTTACTGGCTTCTGTTTTATTTCATAGTAAGGAAAATTAAGGACAATGTTCATATTGCCACGGTAATCGGATTGATTTTAATTCCTATGGCTTTGATTTTTACACAGGACTTAATTATCCCTTTTACCTATGGCTTTACAACATTTGGCAAAGAGTTGACCTTTACCTTATTATTTGCATTAAGTTCCTCGATTGTAATTGTTATATTGCTTAAACACATTACACCGATTTTCGAATTAATAACCAATCATAAAAAATGA
- a CDS encoding DUF1460 domain-containing protein: protein MDRRTFFKATAAIGISSIAVPSLIRAYDRSDDYEDMKCKKILKSFDASLKDKPISEVIIEVGKSFMATPYVAGTLDVNPNKERLIVYVSGLDCVTFCENALTMSRIIKQGDTSFENYKKELEKIRYRDGKIDGYPSRLHYFSDWIYDNDKKGIVRDITKEIGGVEYNKTIDFMTTHTDSYPALKNNPDNVAQMQAVENNINSRQNYYIPIKDLPSVFDSLQSGDIIGITSEVGGLDIAHTGIIYKENGIPYFLNASLKKKEVIISDGTIQDYIMGNKKQSGVMVCRPL, encoded by the coding sequence ATGGATAGAAGAACATTTTTCAAAGCAACTGCAGCAATCGGAATTTCAAGCATTGCAGTCCCATCGTTAATAAGAGCGTATGACAGAAGCGATGACTACGAAGATATGAAATGCAAGAAGATATTAAAGTCATTTGATGCTTCTTTAAAAGATAAACCGATTAGTGAAGTTATTATTGAAGTCGGAAAATCTTTTATGGCAACTCCCTACGTTGCAGGTACACTTGATGTAAATCCCAATAAAGAAAGATTGATTGTTTATGTATCTGGTCTGGATTGTGTCACGTTCTGCGAAAATGCTCTTACGATGTCCCGCATAATAAAGCAGGGAGATACAAGTTTTGAAAACTATAAAAAAGAACTCGAGAAGATAAGATACAGAGACGGCAAGATAGACGGATATCCTTCGAGACTTCATTATTTTTCCGACTGGATTTATGACAATGATAAAAAAGGCATTGTAAGAGATATCACAAAAGAAATCGGCGGAGTTGAATATAACAAGACAATTGATTTTATGACAACTCATACTGACTCCTATCCCGCACTGAAAAACAATCCCGACAACGTTGCGCAAATGCAGGCGGTTGAAAACAACATTAACAGCAGACAAAATTATTATATACCCATTAAAGATTTACCAAGTGTTTTTGATTCGTTGCAATCCGGTGACATAATCGGAATTACCTCTGAAGTCGGCGGACTTGATATTGCTCACACGGGAATTATTTATAAAGAGAACGGCATCCCTTATTTTTTAAATGCATCGCTTAAGAAAAAAGAAGTCATAATTTCCGACGGGACAATTCAGGATTACATAATGGGTAATAAAAAGCAATCGGGAGTAATGGTTTGCAGACCGCTTTAA
- a CDS encoding GNAT family N-acetyltransferase, with protein MKVKTKVEIIKPTKKQSNDILFLVDELANYEKLKLPTKSAKQRLLSDIFSKKPLINVLLARADDKYIGYAFYFFSYSSFLAKPTLYLEDIFILEEYRRVGAGKLFFKELNKIAKAKNCGRIEFIVLDWNKSAISFYNKLGIKELDGWKFFRKSF; from the coding sequence ATGAAAGTTAAAACAAAAGTTGAAATAATAAAGCCAACTAAAAAACAATCGAACGACATATTATTCTTAGTTGATGAACTTGCTAATTATGAAAAACTAAAGCTCCCTACAAAATCAGCAAAACAAAGATTACTCAGTGATATCTTTTCAAAGAAACCGTTAATCAATGTTCTGCTTGCAAGAGCAGATGATAAATACATCGGATATGCTTTTTACTTCTTTTCATATTCATCCTTTCTTGCAAAACCGACTTTATACCTCGAAGATATATTTATCCTCGAAGAATACCGCCGCGTCGGAGCTGGGAAATTATTTTTTAAAGAGCTGAATAAAATTGCTAAGGCAAAAAATTGCGGAAGGATTGAATTTATAGTTCTTGACTGGAACAAAAGCGCCATCTCATTCTATAATAAACTTGGGATTAAAGAATTAGACGGCTGGAAATTTTTCAGAAAGTCATTCTGA
- the dnaB gene encoding replicative DNA helicase, which translates to MAKKYNRKETERDNLNEDFDFKSKKDFNIPPNAQDFEQMLLGAILIDNQVMNEILQHLTYEHFYIKKNQHVFHAMTLLNSRLAPIDIHILEDELKKMKVIEEIGGIEYLLELVDSVSTSANSVYYARIIAEKHILRNLINISSRIVEKCLDSSNNTFSILDEAEQKILDISESLAKKKVISVKDEIEDIIIELNERRTSKGVEGVPTGYDLLDGLTGGFHKSELIVIAGRPSHGKTAFAMNIASNAAIKFGKKVAIFSLEMSYKELVYRLLASVLQVDGKKLKLGKLPNHEWQKVAEGFGKLKTDLYIDDSSELSILEIRAKARRLKHEHNIDMVVVDYLQLVRGQDDAERRDLEVAYVSRGLKALAKELQIPVVACAQLNRNVETKATKDRKPQLGDLRESGAIEQDADMIIFVNRPIIGLKIDRNDPSFLEMSRKAEIVIGKQRNGPIGDFELVFLGEYATFENKDLHSIAGIVEQNVNGNGNVPVDQPF; encoded by the coding sequence ATGGCTAAAAAATATAACCGAAAAGAAACCGAGAGAGATAATTTAAACGAAGATTTCGATTTCAAATCCAAAAAGGATTTTAATATTCCTCCAAATGCTCAAGATTTCGAGCAAATGCTTCTTGGTGCTATTTTAATAGATAACCAAGTAATGAATGAAATTTTGCAACATCTTACATACGAACATTTCTACATAAAAAAAAATCAGCATGTGTTTCATGCAATGACTCTTTTAAATAGCAGGTTAGCACCAATTGATATTCACATATTGGAAGATGAACTTAAAAAGATGAAAGTCATTGAGGAGATTGGAGGTATTGAGTATTTACTGGAATTAGTTGATTCTGTGTCTACGTCAGCAAACAGTGTTTATTATGCTCGAATTATTGCAGAAAAACATATTTTAAGAAATTTAATCAATATTTCTTCGAGAATTGTTGAAAAATGTCTTGATTCATCTAATAATACTTTTTCTATACTTGATGAAGCAGAACAAAAAATACTCGATATATCCGAATCTTTAGCGAAGAAAAAAGTTATTTCCGTTAAAGACGAGATAGAAGACATAATTATTGAATTAAATGAAAGAAGAACTAGCAAAGGAGTTGAAGGTGTACCTACTGGATATGATTTATTAGATGGCTTAACAGGAGGATTTCATAAGTCTGAATTGATAGTTATTGCTGGCAGACCTTCCCATGGTAAGACTGCATTTGCAATGAACATCGCAAGTAACGCAGCAATAAAATTTGGAAAAAAGGTCGCCATATTCTCTCTGGAAATGTCATATAAAGAATTGGTCTACAGATTACTAGCGAGTGTTTTGCAAGTTGATGGTAAAAAATTAAAACTTGGTAAATTACCGAATCATGAATGGCAAAAAGTTGCTGAGGGGTTTGGCAAGTTAAAAACTGATTTATATATAGATGACTCAAGTGAGCTTTCTATTCTTGAAATAAGAGCTAAGGCAAGACGTTTGAAACATGAACATAATATTGATATGGTTGTAGTTGACTATCTCCAGCTTGTGAGAGGTCAAGATGATGCAGAAAGAAGAGACTTAGAAGTTGCTTATGTATCGAGAGGATTAAAAGCACTTGCAAAAGAACTACAAATACCAGTTGTTGCATGCGCACAGTTAAATAGAAACGTAGAAACGAAAGCGACAAAAGATAGGAAACCTCAACTTGGTGATTTACGTGAATCAGGTGCTATTGAACAAGATGCAGATATGATTATTTTTGTAAATAGACCTATTATAGGACTTAAAATTGATAGAAATGACCCTAGTTTTTTGGAGATGAGTAGGAAAGCAGAAATTGTAATTGGTAAGCAGAGAAATGGTCCAATAGGAGATTTTGAATTGGTTTTCTTAGGAGAATATGCAACCTTTGAAAACAAAGATCTTCATTCCATAGCTGGAATAGTTGAACAAAATGTAAATGGTAATGGGAATGTCCCTGTAGACCAACCGTTTTAA
- a CDS encoding uracil-DNA glycosylase, protein MAKKIAKVPTKEEWQNAKNLQDLREAIQGCKKCPLWKTRTNFVFGEGNPKAKLVVIGEAPGADEDEQGKPFVGRAGKLLTEILKAVNFTREEVFICNILKSRPPNNRNPLPEEIEACEPYLFKQLELIKPKLILCVGTFAAQTLLRSKEPLGKMRGKFHEYQGIPTMVTFHPAALLRNPNWKRPTWEDVQLLRKEYDKLVKK, encoded by the coding sequence ATGGCAAAAAAGATAGCGAAAGTCCCTACCAAAGAAGAGTGGCAGAATGCAAAAAATCTGCAGGACTTGCGTGAGGCAATTCAGGGATGCAAAAAATGTCCGTTATGGAAAACACGGACAAATTTTGTTTTCGGCGAGGGAAATCCCAAAGCAAAACTTGTAGTAATAGGTGAAGCACCCGGAGCAGATGAAGATGAGCAGGGCAAGCCTTTTGTTGGAAGAGCAGGTAAGTTATTAACAGAAATTTTGAAAGCAGTAAACTTTACAAGAGAAGAAGTTTTCATTTGCAACATATTAAAATCCAGACCACCGAATAACAGAAATCCATTGCCTGAAGAAATTGAAGCATGTGAACCTTATTTATTCAAGCAGCTTGAACTTATAAAACCGAAATTGATTTTATGTGTGGGAACATTTGCAGCTCAGACATTGCTGCGTTCAAAAGAGCCCCTTGGAAAAATGAGAGGAAAGTTTCATGAATATCAGGGAATTCCAACGATGGTAACATTTCACCCTGCTGCATTGCTAAGAAATCCCAACTGGAAAAGACCTACATGGGAAGATGTGCAGCTGCTCAGAAAAGAGTATGACAAACTTGTAAAAAAGTAA
- the coaBC gene encoding bifunctional phosphopantothenoylcysteine decarboxylase/phosphopantothenate--cysteine ligase CoaBC, which produces MNLKGKKILVGISAGIAAYKMSRLVRLLVKEGAEVRVIMTPDAAKFVSPVTLSALSKNDVIMNIFPDGEMKTLNKVETQTWHVNLGIWADYFIVAPATANTLAKIAAGMSDNFLLVTILATRCPIALAPTMDDDMYKNKITQSNINKLKSYGYKIIEPTSGELASGLVGMGRMAEPEVMLEFLKNELGRKEDLAGKKVLITAGPTREYIDAVRFITNPSTGKMGFAIAQAASERGAEVTLISGPVNLQIENVCRIDVETSEQMFNAVKKNMKSKDAIVMTAAIEDFKPLKISKQKIKKENFKNKINIECGLSVDILKYLGEQKKNYKLVGFAVETNNEVANAKSKLKRKNLDFIVLNNPNVKGAGFGTDTNVASIIDDKSVNKYKKMTKLELANIILDKLFL; this is translated from the coding sequence TTGAATCTCAAAGGTAAAAAAATATTAGTAGGTATTTCAGCGGGAATTGCTGCTTATAAAATGAGCCGCTTAGTCCGCCTTCTTGTTAAAGAGGGTGCGGAAGTCAGAGTTATTATGACTCCAGATGCTGCTAAATTTGTTTCTCCTGTCACATTATCAGCGTTATCAAAGAACGATGTTATAATGAACATTTTTCCTGACGGTGAAATGAAAACTCTGAATAAAGTTGAGACTCAGACATGGCATGTGAATTTAGGGATATGGGCTGATTATTTTATCGTTGCGCCTGCAACTGCAAACACACTTGCAAAAATTGCAGCGGGCATGAGCGATAATTTTTTGCTTGTAACAATTCTTGCAACACGATGCCCGATAGCACTTGCTCCCACGATGGACGATGATATGTATAAGAATAAAATCACTCAGAGTAATATTAATAAGCTGAAGTCTTACGGATATAAAATAATTGAACCGACGAGCGGCGAGCTTGCCAGCGGTTTAGTCGGTATGGGAAGAATGGCTGAGCCTGAAGTGATGCTTGAGTTTTTGAAAAATGAACTTGGTAGGAAGGAAGATTTAGCAGGAAAGAAAGTTCTGATTACAGCGGGACCGACAAGAGAGTACATTGATGCAGTTAGGTTTATTACAAATCCTTCCACTGGTAAAATGGGATTTGCAATAGCTCAGGCAGCGAGTGAAAGAGGCGCAGAGGTGACTTTGATTTCAGGTCCTGTGAATTTACAGATTGAAAATGTATGTCGCATAGATGTTGAAACTTCTGAACAGATGTTTAATGCAGTTAAGAAGAATATGAAAAGCAAAGATGCAATTGTAATGACGGCTGCAATTGAAGATTTCAAGCCATTGAAAATCAGTAAACAAAAAATTAAGAAAGAGAATTTTAAAAATAAGATTAACATTGAGTGCGGATTATCCGTTGACATTTTAAAGTATCTTGGTGAGCAAAAAAAGAATTATAAACTTGTCGGCTTTGCAGTTGAAACTAACAACGAAGTCGCAAATGCAAAGAGCAAGCTCAAAAGAAAAAATTTAGATTTTATAGTTTTAAATAATCCCAATGTAAAAGGCGCAGGATTCGGTACAGATACTAATGTGGCTTCGATAATAGATGACAAGAGTGTTAACAAATACAAAAAAATGACTAAGCTTGAACTTGCAAATATAATTTTAGATAAACTCTTTCTATAA
- a CDS encoding DNA-directed RNA polymerase subunit omega yields the protein MSIQTLDIERFESKAQNVYEAVAIASIRAKQINDEEKMELNQRLEPIIAKEEEDDTIMNQDKLNISLEFEQKNKPTIRAIKEILNDEISFRFKERSAD from the coding sequence ATGTCAATTCAAACTTTAGACATTGAGAGATTTGAATCAAAAGCTCAGAATGTTTACGAAGCAGTAGCAATCGCTTCAATAAGAGCCAAGCAAATCAACGATGAAGAAAAAATGGAACTCAATCAGAGACTTGAGCCAATCATCGCAAAAGAAGAAGAAGACGATACAATAATGAATCAGGATAAACTGAATATTTCATTAGAGTTCGAACAAAAGAATAAGCCGACAATTCGCGCTATCAAAGAAATTCTGAATGATGAGATTTCTTTCAGATTTAAAGAAAGAAGCGCAGACTAA
- the gmk gene encoding guanylate kinase — protein MLFVISAPSGAGKTTIVRELLKIHNDLIFSISATTRNKRGNEVHGHDYFFLTKEAFNEKIKNNELVEYENVYKDDYYGTLKSFIDESLEKGKNVIFDIDVKGALSIKKLYGDKAVLIYIMPPDVETLKTRLINRATENHEDIQTRIKRFDMELNQKDSFDYVVVNKELPTAVNEANEIILKYKNNLKEK, from the coding sequence ATGCTTTTTGTTATATCGGCACCTTCGGGCGCAGGAAAAACCACAATAGTTAGAGAGCTTTTAAAAATTCATAATGATCTGATTTTTTCAATCTCTGCTACAACTAGAAATAAAAGAGGGAATGAAGTCCACGGGCACGATTATTTTTTCCTGACTAAAGAAGCTTTCAATGAGAAGATAAAGAATAATGAGCTTGTTGAATACGAAAATGTTTACAAAGATGATTACTATGGTACGCTGAAATCATTCATAGATGAAAGTCTTGAAAAAGGAAAGAATGTAATTTTTGATATTGATGTTAAAGGCGCTCTTTCAATAAAGAAACTATATGGAGATAAAGCTGTTCTAATATATATCATGCCTCCCGATGTAGAGACTTTAAAGACAAGACTGATAAACAGGGCAACAGAGAACCATGAAGATATACAGACCAGAATAAAGAGGTTTGATATGGAGTTAAATCAAAAAGATTCTTTTGACTACGTTGTGGTAAATAAGGAGCTCCCAACGGCAGTCAATGAAGCAAACGAAATAATTTTAAAATATAAAAATAACTTAAAGGAGAAATAA
- a CDS encoding YicC family protein → MIVSMTGYGKAEGQYGDKNYSIEIRSVNNKFCEITFKYPKFLYTKDFELKDLVRKKISRGKLSIYINVGSDKNDENVFKVDKENVKTYFNVLKDIRKTIGSKEKIKLEHILTFSEFIAKDVSNELSDEEFKFILDLLNKGLDDLINMKIKEGESLRDDIMGRVKMIESESAIIEKISLENIKDERDKLFQKVELLLGDKKLIDENRIEQEVVLLAEKLDISEECVRLRSHTKYFEEYASSKELAGRRLNFLTQEINREINTMASKSLNAEISQRVSALKEELEKIREQLQNIE, encoded by the coding sequence ATGATTGTAAGTATGACGGGCTACGGTAAAGCCGAAGGTCAATATGGGGATAAAAATTATTCCATAGAAATCCGTTCAGTCAACAATAAATTTTGTGAAATAACTTTTAAGTACCCGAAATTTTTATACACAAAAGATTTTGAATTAAAAGATCTTGTCCGCAAGAAAATCTCCCGCGGCAAGCTGAGCATTTATATCAATGTTGGTTCCGATAAGAATGATGAAAACGTTTTCAAAGTCGATAAGGAAAATGTAAAAACTTATTTCAATGTTTTAAAAGATATAAGAAAGACAATCGGTTCAAAAGAAAAAATCAAGCTTGAGCATATTTTAACTTTCTCAGAGTTCATTGCAAAAGATGTTTCGAATGAATTATCCGATGAAGAGTTTAAATTTATTCTTGATTTACTGAACAAAGGACTTGATGATTTAATAAACATGAAGATTAAAGAAGGTGAAAGCTTACGTGACGATATAATGGGAAGAGTAAAAATGATTGAAAGCGAATCAGCAATAATTGAGAAGATTTCACTGGAAAATATTAAAGACGAAAGAGATAAATTATTTCAGAAAGTTGAGCTTTTACTCGGTGATAAAAAACTAATCGATGAAAACAGAATAGAGCAGGAAGTAGTTCTTCTTGCTGAGAAGCTTGATATAAGTGAAGAATGTGTGCGTCTGAGAAGTCATACAAAATACTTTGAAGAGTATGCATCTTCTAAAGAACTGGCAGGAAGAAGATTAAATTTCCTTACGCAGGAAATTAACAGAGAGATAAATACGATGGCTTCAAAATCCTTAAACGCAGAAATTTCCCAGAGAGTCTCGGCATTAAAAGAAGAGCTTGAAAAAATAAGGGAACAGCTGCAAAACATAGAATAA
- a CDS encoding LOG family protein: MARIIKAPKAYHNAKFLNSPAGRSVRILTEYLEPLERFKKYKINHTIVFFGSARVKSKAQAEKNLRKLKKDNASAELLKRAEMDLMMSKYYEDTVEMAYLLSKWSKTLPKEKEFVICSGGGPGIMEAANKGAAKADAYSMGLNISLPFEQYPNQYISPELNFEFHYFFMRKFWFAYPAKALVIMPGGFGTLDELMEIITLVQTQKLHKKMFIIIYGKEYWDKIINLEALADFGMISKEDLKLWKYVETPQEGFEYLKSKLTVKYKLNNKTV, encoded by the coding sequence ATGGCACGAATAATAAAAGCACCAAAGGCTTATCACAATGCAAAGTTTTTAAACTCACCTGCAGGAAGAAGCGTAAGAATTTTAACAGAGTATCTTGAACCTCTTGAAAGATTTAAGAAGTATAAAATAAATCATACAATTGTTTTCTTCGGTTCTGCACGAGTGAAATCAAAAGCTCAGGCAGAAAAAAATCTGAGGAAGCTGAAAAAAGATAACGCTTCAGCTGAATTACTTAAGCGCGCTGAGATGGATTTAATGATGTCAAAGTACTATGAAGATACGGTTGAAATGGCTTATCTTCTTAGTAAGTGGTCTAAGACATTACCGAAAGAAAAAGAGTTTGTTATTTGTTCAGGCGGCGGCCCCGGAATTATGGAAGCTGCAAACAAAGGCGCTGCGAAGGCAGATGCTTACTCGATGGGATTGAATATTTCGCTTCCTTTTGAGCAATACCCGAATCAATATATAAGTCCTGAACTGAATTTTGAGTTTCATTATTTCTTCATGAGAAAATTCTGGTTCGCTTATCCTGCAAAGGCGCTTGTAATAATGCCGGGTGGATTCGGGACTCTGGATGAACTTATGGAAATTATAACTCTTGTACAGACACAAAAACTCCACAAGAAAATGTTCATTATCATTTACGGAAAAGAGTATTGGGATAAGATTATAAATCTTGAAGCCCTTGCCGATTTCGGAATGATATCAAAAGAGGATTTAAAACTCTGGAAATACGTAGAAACACCCCAGGAAGGATTTGAATATCTCAAATCTAAATTGACAGTAAAATATAAATTAAACAATAAGACAGTATGA
- a CDS encoding SDR family oxidoreductase, with product MSKTILITGAAKRLGKEIALSLSAFGHDIILHYNNSTKKEIEEVSHELAKNGSIVFPIKADISKVTEIKSMFKVIGREFPKLDVLINNAAIFENYDFFDINEKIFDRFINTNLKSGFFCAQEAAKIMMNSDIEQGKIINMASLGGILNWTSYMPYGISKAGVIKMTYLLAKKLAPKILVNAIAPGTIWIEGDENENVNPAETKKYPMKKIGEANDITSIINYLVNENKYITGQVVAVDGGRSIIS from the coding sequence TTGAGTAAGACGATTTTAATAACAGGCGCAGCTAAAAGATTAGGCAAAGAGATTGCACTTTCTCTTTCCGCGTTCGGTCATGATATTATTTTACATTACAACAATTCCACTAAAAAAGAGATTGAAGAAGTAAGCCATGAGCTTGCTAAAAACGGCTCAATAGTTTTTCCGATAAAAGCTGATATCAGCAAAGTAACGGAAATAAAGTCGATGTTTAAAGTTATTGGCAGGGAATTTCCGAAGCTTGACGTTCTTATAAATAACGCTGCGATATTTGAGAACTATGATTTCTTTGATATCAATGAAAAGATATTCGACAGGTTTATAAATACGAATCTAAAGAGCGGATTCTTCTGCGCGCAGGAAGCTGCGAAGATAATGATGAATTCCGATATTGAACAGGGTAAGATTATTAACATGGCATCGCTTGGAGGAATACTAAACTGGACAAGTTACATGCCTTACGGAATTTCAAAGGCTGGAGTTATAAAAATGACTTATCTTCTGGCAAAGAAACTTGCTCCGAAAATTTTAGTTAATGCAATTGCTCCGGGAACAATATGGATTGAAGGAGATGAAAATGAAAATGTGAATCCGGCTGAAACAAAAAAATACCCTATGAAAAAAATAGGTGAAGCAAACGATATTACATCAATTATAAATTACTTAGTGAACGAAAATAAATACATTACAGGTCAGGTAGTAGCTGTGGACGGAGGAAGATCGATTATTTCATAA